Proteins encoded within one genomic window of Flavobacterium oreochromis:
- a CDS encoding cation diffusion facilitator family transporter — protein MSHSHHHVHIHKHEVKGKNLIFSIILNMLITIAQAIGGLLSGSLALISDALHNFSDVLSLLFSYVAHKLSRRKASIDYTFGYKRAELIAAFVNAMTLLIVALLLGFEAIQRFFHPEPIKSGLVIWLALLGIVANGLSVLLLQKDAKHNLNMKSAYLHLLTDMMASIAVLVGGLLMKFYSWFWVDSLLTISISIYLIIVGVDLFKSSTKMLMLFTPEEIDIKAIVREVHKIPGVGKLHHIHVWYLNEEELHLEAHLDCAEDIKMSEFNDLLHKIEIVLFQNFGINHINIQPEYKKEDPKEFIVQD, from the coding sequence ATGTCACACTCGCATCATCACGTTCATATTCATAAACATGAAGTAAAAGGGAAGAATTTAATTTTTTCTATTATTTTAAATATGTTAATAACTATAGCTCAAGCGATAGGAGGTTTGTTATCAGGAAGTTTAGCATTAATATCAGATGCGTTACATAATTTTTCAGATGTTTTATCATTACTTTTTAGTTATGTAGCACATAAATTATCTAGAAGAAAGGCATCTATAGATTATACATTTGGGTATAAAAGAGCCGAATTAATAGCTGCTTTTGTAAATGCTATGACTTTATTAATAGTAGCCTTATTATTAGGTTTTGAAGCAATTCAGCGTTTTTTTCATCCAGAACCGATAAAATCAGGATTAGTTATTTGGCTAGCATTGCTAGGAATTGTGGCTAATGGGCTTTCTGTTTTGTTATTACAAAAAGATGCAAAGCATAATTTAAATATGAAATCAGCCTACTTACATTTATTAACAGATATGATGGCTTCTATAGCAGTTTTAGTAGGTGGTTTATTAATGAAATTTTATAGTTGGTTTTGGGTTGATAGTCTTTTAACTATATCGATTTCAATTTATTTAATTATCGTAGGTGTTGATCTTTTTAAATCTTCAACTAAAATGCTTATGCTTTTTACACCAGAAGAAATTGATATAAAAGCTATAGTAAGAGAAGTACATAAGATTCCAGGTGTAGGTAAATTACATCATATACATGTCTGGTATCTGAATGAAGAAGAATTACATTTAGAAGCTCATTTAGATTGTGCAGAAGATATAAAAATGAGTGAGTTTAATGATTTGCTTCATAAAATAGAAATTGTTCTTTTTCAAAATTTTGGTATAAATCATATTAATATTCAACCAGAATATAAAAAAGAAGATCCTAAAGAATTTATAGTACAAGATTAA
- a CDS encoding trimeric intracellular cation channel family protein — MDTLQIFSYTGVFVFAVTGVLKARTKRFDIFGASVLAFCMAYGGGTLRDLLIGIRPVNWVNDNVAIVIVLTSTIITFFFKLNSSLIKKLIFWIDAFGIGLFTVVGIQVALRNSIPTGYALIMGMITATFGGLFCDVLCNKVPALLKPGQLYATACLIGGGLYLIMIKYQLQTETSMIISVLITASIRIYAIRKKLQLPVI, encoded by the coding sequence ATGGATACTCTACAAATTTTCAGCTATACTGGAGTTTTTGTGTTTGCAGTTACAGGTGTTTTAAAGGCTAGAACTAAACGATTTGATATTTTTGGTGCCTCTGTATTAGCTTTTTGTATGGCATATGGTGGTGGAACACTAAGAGATTTACTAATAGGAATACGTCCTGTAAATTGGGTAAATGATAATGTAGCTATCGTAATAGTACTAACCTCTACGATTATAACATTTTTTTTTAAATTAAATTCAAGCTTAATAAAAAAGTTAATTTTTTGGATTGATGCCTTTGGTATTGGTTTATTCACAGTAGTAGGAATACAAGTAGCTTTAAGAAATTCTATTCCAACGGGTTATGCGTTAATCATGGGAATGATTACAGCTACATTTGGCGGTTTATTTTGTGATGTATTATGTAATAAAGTACCTGCTTTATTAAAACCAGGACAATTATATGCTACTGCTTGTCTTATAGGTGGTGGGCTTTATTTAATCATGATTAAATATCAATTACAAACCGAAACAAGTATGATTATAAGTGTATTAATTACAGCTTCTATTCGTATTTATGCTATTAGAAAAAAATTACAATTACCCGTAATTTAA
- a CDS encoding head GIN domain-containing protein: MKNQFLILSIVSIFWINSNAQTTKSLSDFSKVTGFDQIEIHLIKSNENKIELKGTNSESVELVNKSGELKIRMPFGKILKGNDIKAIIYFKNLDAVEANEGSFISSNTTLQTSIFDIIAKEGGKVDLTVQASKINIKTSSGAVVTLAGKTENIDAVSTAGGILNATNCQTQQATVTVNAGGQIDIKAYDIVDAKARAGGSIIIYGKPKQVNQKTIFGGNIIVRKDKN, from the coding sequence ATGAAAAATCAATTTCTAATATTATCAATAGTATCTATTTTTTGGATAAATAGTAATGCACAAACAACAAAATCTTTAAGTGATTTTAGCAAAGTAACAGGATTTGACCAAATTGAAATTCATTTAATAAAATCAAATGAAAACAAAATTGAATTAAAAGGTACTAATTCAGAATCAGTAGAATTAGTTAACAAATCAGGTGAATTAAAAATACGTATGCCTTTTGGTAAAATATTAAAAGGGAATGATATTAAAGCAATTATTTATTTTAAAAATTTAGATGCAGTTGAAGCAAATGAAGGCAGTTTTATAAGCAGTAATACAACTTTGCAAACATCTATTTTTGATATTATAGCAAAAGAAGGTGGAAAAGTAGATTTAACTGTACAAGCTTCTAAAATAAACATTAAAACTTCTAGCGGAGCAGTAGTTACTTTAGCAGGAAAAACAGAAAATATAGACGCTGTATCTACAGCAGGAGGTATACTTAATGCTACTAATTGTCAAACACAACAAGCAACAGTAACTGTTAATGCTGGTGGACAAATAGATATTAAAGCTTATGATATTGTAGATGCTAAAGCACGTGCAGGAGGAAGTATTATTATATATGGAAAGCCTAAACAAGTAAATCAAAAAACTATTTTTGGTGGAAACATCATTGTACGTAAAGACAAAAATTAA
- a CDS encoding TIM44-like domain-containing protein: MVYKKNGKKSIFDTEEDFQNDNYQPRPIQNLPFPEGLNAQKVRTAFLEMQKAWQNQELSSVRKWMSDGLYQKLSVQIKMMQKLSQHNVMDNIKIQNISVENTFTYNDFQIVDVRIDFELDDTFYSDKFKSMKESYEGDYAIEYYSFIKKGNSIPTTDLYSGNNCPNCGTLITNDLGEISRCPSCKTLTNNPTYDWVLCEITQEENFNEESRLNYDETLKELCKFDNNFNIQSLEDIASNICMQIFDVLTGGKEIKLERFAHQNLKEEILSLKQNFFNNVVFERLYLKEVTTRFYSKTADNKIEVDFYAEVCGKRVRLENDTLKEIDDDLTIFPITLSLIKGISQEASKNKEVVYSYECSNCGAPYDDTTHDTCNYCESVVVDESKNWVLSKFDLSL, encoded by the coding sequence ATGGTATACAAAAAGAATGGTAAGAAGAGTATTTTTGATACCGAAGAAGATTTTCAAAATGATAATTACCAACCTAGACCTATACAAAACTTACCATTTCCTGAAGGTTTGAATGCACAAAAAGTTCGCACAGCCTTTTTAGAAATGCAAAAAGCTTGGCAAAATCAAGAATTATCTTCAGTAAGAAAATGGATGTCTGATGGTTTGTATCAAAAATTATCGGTGCAAATTAAAATGATGCAAAAATTGTCGCAGCACAACGTAATGGACAATATAAAAATTCAGAATATTTCAGTAGAAAATACTTTTACCTACAATGATTTCCAAATCGTTGATGTTAGAATTGATTTTGAATTAGATGATACTTTTTACTCAGACAAATTCAAATCGATGAAAGAATCTTATGAAGGTGATTATGCAATTGAGTATTATTCGTTTATTAAAAAAGGTAACTCCATACCTACTACCGATTTATATTCTGGTAATAACTGTCCTAATTGTGGTACTTTAATTACTAATGATTTAGGTGAAATTTCGCGTTGTCCAAGTTGTAAAACCTTAACTAATAATCCTACTTACGATTGGGTTTTATGTGAAATTACACAAGAAGAAAACTTTAATGAAGAAAGTCGATTAAATTATGATGAGACTCTAAAAGAGCTTTGTAAGTTTGATAATAATTTTAATATTCAATCTCTTGAGGACATTGCTTCAAATATTTGTATGCAAATTTTTGATGTATTAACTGGCGGTAAAGAAATAAAGTTAGAACGTTTTGCACATCAAAACTTAAAAGAAGAAATTCTTTCCTTAAAACAAAATTTTTTTAACAATGTTGTTTTTGAGCGTTTGTACTTAAAAGAAGTAACTACTAGATTTTATTCAAAAACAGCAGATAATAAAATAGAAGTTGATTTTTATGCCGAAGTATGTGGCAAAAGAGTTCGCCTAGAAAATGATACGTTAAAAGAAATTGATGATGATTTGACTATTTTTCCTATTACCTTATCATTGATAAAAGGAATATCGCAAGAAGCTTCAAAAAATAAAGAAGTTGTATATAGTTATGAATGTTCAAACTGTGGTGCGCCTTATGATGATACCACTCACGATACATGTAACTATTGCGAATCTGTAGTTGTAGATGAATCCAAAAATTGGGTTTTAAGCAAATTTGATTTATCGCTTTAA
- a CDS encoding DUF1294 domain-containing protein: MKFILLYLVSISSVTFILFGIDKLLAIKNKRRIPEKDLLIFSLIGGALGGLLGMIIFNHKISKGSFLWKFLLVLVATIFIIFFLMK; this comes from the coding sequence ATGAAATTTATACTCCTATATTTAGTTAGCATTAGCTCAGTAACATTTATACTCTTTGGTATAGATAAATTATTAGCAATCAAAAATAAAAGAAGAATTCCTGAAAAAGATTTATTAATTTTTAGCCTTATAGGTGGTGCATTAGGAGGGTTACTTGGTATGATTATATTTAATCACAAAATTTCTAAAGGAAGCTTTTTGTGGAAGTTTTTACTCGTTCTTGTAGCTACAATTTTTATAATTTTCTTTTTAATGAAATAG
- a CDS encoding RpiB/LacA/LacB family sugar-phosphate isomerase: MIISIGNDHAGPDYKTAIVNYLESNGHTVINHGTDTFDSVDYPDFGHPVAYDVESKKADFGIVICGSGNGIAMTVNKHQDIRCALCWNIEIAELARQHNDANIISIPARYTSIPQVVAMVETFLETPFEGGRHANRVKKIASK; this comes from the coding sequence ATGATTATTTCTATAGGAAACGACCATGCAGGTCCAGATTACAAAACTGCAATTGTTAATTACTTAGAATCAAATGGACATACTGTTATCAATCATGGTACTGATACATTTGATAGTGTGGATTATCCTGATTTTGGGCATCCAGTAGCTTATGACGTTGAAAGTAAAAAAGCAGATTTTGGTATTGTAATATGTGGTAGTGGTAATGGAATTGCCATGACTGTTAATAAACATCAAGATATAAGATGTGCTTTATGTTGGAATATAGAAATAGCAGAACTAGCACGTCAGCATAATGATGCTAATATTATTAGTATTCCAGCACGTTATACTTCTATACCTCAGGTAGTTGCTATGGTAGAAACTTTCTTAGAAACTCCTTTTGAAGGAGGACGTCATGCAAATAGAGTAAAGAAAATTGCTAGTAAGTAA
- a CDS encoding DUF4249 domain-containing protein: MKIVVEGSIEEKEPAFVVLSKSIPINVNLNLNTIDQYFIRAAKVTVSTDDKQEILRLKMMPGYYPPFVYVGEEILGQIGKKYHLKVEYKGQIITAETIIPKTVLIQTLDFQKIDENKGKLVIGFTDDLDKNYYQITTRIRGKDSLFVPTLYGNIDDNSLKGEKVSLNILKGIKFFPEKDTDTNFPIDKIIEVKLKNMNKETYEFWNSWQNDVLNGQNPLFPSVFNLKTNIKGGFGIWAGYGSDLKLIRAK; the protein is encoded by the coding sequence ATGAAAATTGTAGTAGAAGGTTCAATAGAAGAAAAAGAACCTGCTTTTGTAGTTCTTTCTAAAAGTATCCCTATAAATGTAAATTTGAATTTAAATACTATTGATCAGTATTTTATTCGAGCGGCAAAAGTAACCGTTTCAACAGATGATAAACAAGAAATTTTGAGACTTAAAATGATGCCAGGTTATTACCCTCCTTTTGTATATGTAGGGGAAGAAATATTAGGTCAAATAGGAAAAAAATACCATTTAAAAGTAGAATATAAAGGTCAGATTATAACAGCCGAAACTATAATCCCTAAAACAGTATTAATTCAAACATTAGATTTTCAAAAAATAGATGAAAATAAAGGTAAATTAGTAATAGGATTTACAGATGATTTAGACAAAAACTATTATCAAATAACAACTCGTATTAGAGGTAAAGACTCTTTATTTGTTCCAACTCTCTATGGAAATATTGATGATAATTCTTTAAAAGGAGAAAAGGTAAGTCTTAATATTTTAAAAGGAATTAAATTTTTTCCTGAAAAAGATACTGATACTAATTTTCCAATAGATAAAATTATAGAAGTCAAACTTAAAAATATGAATAAAGAGACTTATGAATTTTGGAATAGTTGGCAAAATGATGTTTTAAATGGTCAAAATCCTTTATTCCCATCTGTTTTTAATTTAAAAACTAATATTAAGGGAGGATTTGGTATTTGGGCAGGTTATGGAAGTGATTTAAAATTAATTAGAGCTAAATGA
- a CDS encoding TonB-dependent receptor plug domain-containing protein, whose product MKKIFTFFVLFKSIICFTQTKYELKGYLLDEINNPLYAKLIINNGITEQIIQTNSDGYFSLFSEEGIIEIKCLINDTPTYIQKLDFKKNELITLHVKRNKEINEVIISEEKKKKIIIQNKENIKFNINQFSELPSLTGLPDISKILQLTPGVQNSGDVNGYLYVRGGDAGQTIFRYNDVPIYGSAHLFGIFPFYNTFHIGDVIYDKTNLNSSTGNVLGASIILKPDLHKIEKETFSGNIGLLSSQFNLKFPFQKSKVSFSFRKTYIDEILKLFTIQNDVNYKFDDINLSVLHNFNSKSIFTFDWFYSKDQLKYNSDDLFANININWSNYLLNSQFSHIFSENSKYYLQFYFSGNQNRMDINQGNLKINIETGITDIGIKNTFFYNFKKIKTQTGFMFNFYKIVPYNLNLNNFGLLPNRNYPNSIVSQLSLYEDLNFNLTTDLQMKLALRFNYLIPQNEKGIFSFEPKLGFYLFGENRTNYFLTITRKSQNINLVTSSSVGIPTDFWTHVNHTIPLPISTEISLGTNIFITKKWSSTQSIFYNAMQNLTIYPFALSQFNETASLDKDLYFGRGNSYGYEFILKKDVGKWKGWLSYTWSRSLRNFPLINNDAIFYSKYDRRHNMNMMLTFDINSKTSLGLTQIVSSGNRFTSANQIYFINNVPVKEYNEYNNAQLPTYFRTDFSINYWLSRKKTKESKLSLSIYNLFNYINPIFQYIKFNESDQEISIQKEDKVFYRMLPSVSWYYKF is encoded by the coding sequence TTGAAAAAAATTTTCACATTTTTTGTTTTATTTAAAAGTATAATTTGTTTCACTCAAACTAAATATGAACTAAAGGGATATTTATTAGATGAAATAAACAATCCATTGTATGCAAAATTAATTATTAACAATGGTATAACAGAACAAATTATTCAGACTAATTCTGATGGTTATTTTTCTTTATTTTCAGAAGAAGGAATTATTGAAATTAAATGCCTAATAAATGATACTCCAACATATATTCAAAAATTAGATTTTAAAAAAAATGAACTAATTACTCTACACGTTAAGAGAAATAAGGAAATAAATGAAGTGATAATTTCAGAAGAAAAAAAGAAAAAAATAATTATTCAAAATAAAGAAAATATAAAATTTAATATTAACCAATTTTCTGAATTACCTTCTTTGACTGGTCTTCCAGATATATCAAAAATACTGCAATTAACACCTGGTGTACAAAATTCTGGTGATGTAAATGGGTATCTATATGTTAGAGGCGGAGATGCTGGACAAACTATATTTAGATATAATGATGTACCCATTTATGGTTCAGCTCATCTTTTTGGAATATTTCCATTTTATAATACTTTCCATATAGGTGATGTAATTTATGATAAAACAAATCTAAATTCTTCTACTGGTAATGTATTAGGAGCTTCAATTATCTTAAAACCTGATTTACATAAAATTGAAAAAGAGACATTTAGTGGAAATATAGGGTTACTATCATCTCAATTTAACTTAAAATTTCCTTTTCAAAAAAGCAAGGTATCTTTTTCTTTTAGAAAAACATATATTGATGAAATACTAAAATTATTTACAATTCAGAACGATGTAAATTATAAATTTGATGATATTAACTTAAGTGTATTACATAATTTTAATTCAAAGTCTATTTTTACTTTTGATTGGTTTTATTCTAAGGATCAATTAAAATATAATAGTGATGATTTATTTGCTAATATTAATATTAATTGGAGTAATTATTTATTAAACAGTCAATTCAGTCATATTTTTTCAGAAAATTCTAAATATTATTTACAATTTTATTTTTCAGGTAATCAAAATAGAATGGATATTAATCAAGGTAATTTGAAGATTAATATAGAAACAGGTATAACAGATATAGGAATTAAGAATACTTTTTTTTACAATTTTAAAAAAATTAAAACACAAACAGGGTTTATGTTTAATTTTTACAAGATTGTTCCATATAATTTAAATTTAAATAATTTTGGTCTTTTACCCAATAGAAATTATCCTAATAGTATTGTTAGTCAGTTAAGTTTGTATGAAGATTTAAATTTTAATTTAACTACGGATTTACAAATGAAATTAGCATTAAGATTTAATTATTTAATTCCCCAAAATGAAAAAGGAATATTTTCATTTGAACCTAAGTTAGGATTTTATTTGTTTGGAGAAAATAGAACTAATTACTTTTTAACTATAACTCGAAAATCCCAAAATATTAATTTAGTTACTTCTTCTAGTGTAGGTATTCCAACAGATTTTTGGACTCATGTTAATCATACTATTCCTTTACCTATATCAACTGAAATAAGTTTAGGTACTAATATCTTTATTACAAAAAAATGGTCTTCTACTCAGAGTATTTTTTATAATGCTATGCAAAACCTAACTATTTATCCTTTTGCTTTATCTCAGTTTAATGAAACAGCGAGTCTTGATAAAGATTTATATTTTGGAAGAGGAAATTCATATGGTTATGAATTTATATTAAAAAAAGATGTAGGAAAATGGAAAGGATGGTTAAGTTATACATGGAGTAGATCATTAAGAAATTTCCCATTAATTAATAACGATGCAATTTTTTATTCAAAATATGATAGAAGGCATAATATGAATATGATGTTAACATTTGATATTAATTCTAAGACAAGTCTGGGTTTAACACAAATTGTGAGTTCAGGCAACCGTTTTACTTCTGCTAATCAAATTTATTTTATAAATAATGTACCTGTAAAGGAATATAATGAATATAATAATGCTCAGTTACCAACTTATTTTAGAACTGATTTTTCAATTAATTATTGGTTAAGTAGAAAAAAAACAAAAGAAAGTAAATTATCATTGAGTATCTATAATTTATTTAACTATATAAATCCAATTTTTCAATATATAAAATTTAATGAGAGCGATCAAGAAATTTCAATCCAAAAAGAAGATAAAGTATTTTATAGAATGTTACCTTCAGTTAGTTGGTATTACAAATTTTAA
- a CDS encoding SPFH domain-containing protein has protein sequence MNAKLTVRESQQAVFLNEGTIADVYQPGMYTLSTQNMPILTSLKGWKYGFDSPFKADVYFINTRQFIDQKWGTKNAITIEDPRFGFIELRAFGTFAYKVIDGGKFLKEVAGTGTYYTTEEINGQLRSLMVSKFTASIGSGNLTIEKFAGNIEELSREVQLKLNQDFAEYGLEITKFLVENVSMPDKIKEEIFEYSRLNKIDMQKLTQFKAAQSIETAAANPNMSGMGVGMGVGMGMGNVISNAMLNSTPVQNTATPPPIPVQISYFVVINGQQAGPFEIEALKNLVSTNQLTRETLVWTNSMANWTAAGAVTELSNLFVNTPPPLPNV, from the coding sequence ATGAATGCAAAACTTACAGTGCGTGAATCACAACAAGCTGTATTTTTAAATGAAGGTACTATTGCCGATGTTTATCAACCAGGTATGTACACATTGAGTACTCAAAACATGCCTATTTTGACCTCTTTAAAAGGGTGGAAATATGGTTTTGATAGTCCATTTAAAGCCGATGTATATTTTATAAACACACGCCAGTTTATAGATCAAAAATGGGGAACAAAAAATGCAATTACTATTGAAGACCCAAGATTTGGTTTTATTGAATTACGTGCCTTTGGTACATTTGCTTATAAAGTTATTGATGGGGGTAAATTCTTGAAAGAAGTTGCAGGAACAGGAACCTATTACACAACCGAAGAAATAAATGGGCAATTAAGAAGTTTAATGGTATCTAAATTCACCGCTTCTATAGGTTCAGGAAATTTGACTATCGAAAAATTTGCTGGAAATATCGAAGAACTTTCAAGAGAAGTTCAATTAAAATTAAATCAAGATTTTGCCGAATATGGTTTAGAAATTACTAAATTTTTAGTTGAAAACGTTTCGATGCCAGATAAGATTAAAGAAGAAATTTTTGAATATTCTAGATTAAATAAAATAGATATGCAAAAACTTACTCAATTTAAAGCGGCACAAAGTATCGAAACAGCAGCAGCTAATCCTAACATGTCTGGTATGGGTGTAGGTATGGGTGTAGGTATGGGTATGGGCAATGTTATTTCTAATGCTATGCTTAATTCAACTCCTGTACAAAATACCGCTACGCCACCTCCTATTCCAGTACAAATTTCATACTTTGTGGTAATCAATGGTCAACAAGCTGGACCTTTTGAAATAGAAGCTCTTAAAAACTTAGTGAGTACAAACCAATTAACAAGAGAAACATTAGTTTGGACAAATTCTATGGCTAACTGGACTGCTGCAGGAGCTGTGACCGAATTATCAAACTTGTTTGTAAATACTCCACCACCTTTACCTAATGTATGA